One segment of Anastrepha obliqua isolate idAnaObli1 chromosome 3, idAnaObli1_1.0, whole genome shotgun sequence DNA contains the following:
- the LOC129243016 gene encoding uncharacterized protein LOC129243016, with protein MQSLDSSCQEADFIINDTLKKLKGSSTSINSNSNSNSTTLTALNSSGSSSSILRQQHPHQQLIYQQHQPIPQQSKPPHYTHYQHLQTALQCPAPPQQAQQLTSPPPPPTPLSSVTFSTKSSLLESSLLHCNISQIPSQPPYCIFDDGTESPSEVPPVEILATSSSSSVGGGGGGNIGSTSGLDGIVLLAETSTTTPAHGAASSAVPSPSSCSSSTNLSNFNSITSPSPVVPDLLLSTPPGVNSSSLAESSANTLATNTGYGSIGTSAFLTSLTQSSHFSTTTSTHQSNNNNITITSNNKKADKRPSASLSTQQQQHSNHSHHHQHHYQQSSTHHHPPQLLLSASSPLAGPVSSVSPTSSPSKRQKLLKDATSRSSPSTSTTRASGNKRDSNAATPSSSATSTSSTGATSSTLASSKFFNIHDKIREHYLQLLANDLNSFTETGLKQRSRAFVLERLIESEKVNTIVINLYPGNKGYSLALHYDDRQLLTPNGELVHAGDGSGIGPGVGGAESGQAGTSSSSSATTYRGASSRNTGSSSSKLSLAAIPPDLKGGNDYENIVELKLKGTGRLDENSHQHEYSLVEVLRWPYENDQLLQCIDREVIPDFLVDMLNAPSLTLKSSHDDSEPARTYAKPNVFYAGCVIAQIRDFRQTFAISTNICDTKHVLLRPTNATIFADVQHLASTTNLSISPITSGSTAAAISGAEDKLQLESQLVLATAEPLCLDPDPNIGRFAINAQNARQLFNTHELRRQMKKYTQISINRKRKLDQFTHHYGLELCDYLTRLRARPRTSSSANANITATTAPSSNPLVSAMLTSFSSKVPRRPRDVIRPIRPPRLEYPANLKVPEQLISVEKYTKTYERPRETTDCQPQLIEEYVLETEREENAGRRVIYHIKLSIFQRPSNSEYLGELYVDRDYREGERNGESCRFSLGTRIHANRYIQQFTEIFTEEGRKAVKITHLVPGHLPKVTHTGITPEQRQALLLQQRQAALLAQQQQQHVQHVATATANAQHAAVTASSSGAQQTQQQHVVLVGPNGQQQHILPANVQHLGTVGHQQQVSQTVCAVGGGVQQQHQQQQQHIAITPTGGNLTKNINIVGLTASNAVAVQQVLRQQQLQQQQQQQITTQFIEANGATMHVQTSSGSVSGGTGIVHAQQQQQPTQHIQLHSVAGGNAHTTTQLSLSNGSLVLVQQHPLAHSQQQQQQQAQTLQHTGITIQPANLQQQQQQQKTQVITAAQLNAVTSANSALRTQLSSSVPILQAQLKAAPLLTAQQQQQLLHKTTQHQQQQQSTASSNNNSNSTTLHTNPAINAIFTNIMNSANQFQQQKQQQQQQQQLQQNSNNSSSGSNVSGGSSSVKSSSNASIRSLLNSAPAAMTSTPVASGTFTTSTGQHQTVTLVQHTPSTPQQQQQQQTIGSGDNFVQVTSQASTVAAGTTTVQQRKQTNNEVLQNLLNPNRKFNIVTSGGNIVTASAGGTTFRTAAGNLVAVNLNQATQHQNQQDGQQPQQQTTGTQAQQTHQTVRVSMSALASQLASPPAIMTNPNAANFGYTVSALGGGGTVNAVSAVGGASGGSIKILNSGVQQQRVTLANALRRDSSNTGAPPNAIVVGMAAPSPGSDSNASNASGFAVPQPTSATNSVGTATSLTLLGTATPSPSGSDHSQSSQTQNQALLERLHNNSAAVATAIPNMSPQQQQGHPHTQYLAKTLVQSPAGAASIHSPMSSPHPQPSPSPQHHHHQQQQQQTTASNTTTTLNLQGINLLQGAIANFPGLQNVQVQIPGLAQPLSLQLQAAVQQQHGQQQQQQTQSSGAVSCVVSGGGGTAAGNNVTGGASNSGQQPHLQQRSLLVSVPVSTHNQQQQQSAQQQHTITLQATTGTQQTQNHVQHVVPPTGTIVNLPTGGNATAGGTQTVVLTNAVTGGGGGGGAGVSNVGNATGNGGATTTMLTLPIAQFVGPGVQKLNPQTIRTSSGGGGVSGGSIVLQQQSPQQQQQQQVTQQQQQQGHQSQQQQTTTTINVSGVTAGSGNGSGIGGSGGGGIVNSGQQTAIQLVGTIQQRPRNIQVVGTKQLSGAQRQLIATQRNIGGSTLKIASTPINVSNANTITTTANLTATPIVMSTQKLQLKTIKTPQQQQHARILNQVTATAASQTQTTHHGQQQQQQQQQQQTVIIGQHVASAQAPQQAQQQHIQVAGRTVTTTGNTNLNQQLISAIAKVAKQQQQHQQQQQQQQQAANRRRSATDVNK; from the exons ATGCAAAGCTTGGACTCATCATGTCAAGAAGCTGAT ttcataataaatgacACGCTTAAAAAGCTAAAAGGCTCCAGCACTAGcataaacagcaacagcaattcAAATTCTACGACCTTAACGGCGTTGAATTCTAGCGGTAGCAGCAGCAGTATTCTGAGGCAGCAACACCCGCACCAACAACTTATTTATCAACAACACCAGCCAATTCCACAACAATCGAAGCCGCCGCATTATACGCATTATCAGCACTTACAGACTGCACTGCAGTGCCCTGCTCCGCCACAGCAAGCACAGCAGCTCACTTCCCCTCCACCGCCACCAACACCTCTAAGTAGCGTAACGTTTTCCACCAAAAGTTCGCTGCTTGAGTCAAGTCTGCTGCATTGTAATATCTCACAGATTCCTAGCCAACCGCCGTATTGCATTTTTGACGATGGCACTGAATCGCCCAGTGAAGTTCCGCCAGTGGAAATACTCGCAACAAGTAGTAGCAGTAGTGTTGGTGGCGGTGGTGGCGGCAACATCGGTAGTACCAGCGGTTTGGACGGAATCGTGCTACTCGCTGAAACTTCAACAACAACGCCAGCACACGGAGCGGCGTCTTCTGCAGTACCATCGCCCTCATCATGCTCTTCATCAACAAATCTTTCCAATTTCAATTCGATCACTTCACCCTCGCCGGTAGTGCCAGATTTGTTGTTATCAACACCACCAGGTGTAAACTCTTCATCACTTGCCGAATCATCTGCTAACACATTAGCAACTAACACCGGTTATGGTAGCATTGGAACTAGTGCATTTTTAACATCTTTAACGCAATCATCACATTTCTCCACAACAACATCAACGCAtcaaagcaacaataacaatattaCAATAACCAGTAATAACAAAAAGGCTGATAAACGTCCTTCCGCGTCCTTAAGtacacaacaacagcagcatagCAATCATTCGCATCATCACCAGCACCATTACCAACAATCATCAACGCACCATCATCCACCGCAGCTCTTGTTAAGTGCATCGTCGCCTTTGGCTGGTCCGGTCTCCTCTGTATCACCCACCTCTTCGCCTAGCAAACGgcaaaaattgttaaaggatgcaaCAAGCCGCTCATCACCATCAACATCAACTACTCGCGCTTCTGGCAACAAACGGGACAGTAACGCGGCAACACCCTCCAGTAGCGCAACATCAACATCTAGTACAGGGGCTACATCATCGACGTTAGCGTCATCTAAGTTCTTTAACATACATGATAAAATACGTGAACATTATCTACAATTGTTGGCTAACGATTTAAACTCATTCACGGAAACTGGg CTCAAACAGCGTTCACGTGCTTTTGTTCTGGAGCGCTTGATAGAAAGTGAAAAAGTCAACACAATTGTTATAAACCTATATCCGGGCAATAAAGGATACTCATTAGCGTTACACTATGATGATCGACAATTGCTTACGCCTAATGGTGAGTTAGTGCATGCAGGTGATGGGTCCGGCATTGGCCCAGGCGTTGGCGGGGCTGAGAGCGGACAAGCAGGAACGAGTAGCAGCTCTTCAGCTACCACCTATAGAGGTGCTTCTAGTCGGAACACAGGTAGTAGTAGCAGTAAACTGAGTTTGGCTGCCATACCACCAGATTTAAAAGGCGGCAATGACTATGAAAACATTGTTGAATTGAAGCTAAAAGGTACAGGAAGGCTTGATGAAAATAGCCATCAGCATGAGTACTCATTGGTCGAAGTGTTGCGTTGGCCCTACGAAAATGATCAGTTGCTGCAGTGCATTGATCGCGAGGTAATACCGGACTTTCTAGTGGACATGTTGAATGCGCCCAGCCTCACACTAAAGTCTTCTCATGATGATAGCGAACCCGCACGTACCTACGCCAAGCCGAATGTCTTTTACGCTGGCTGTGTAATTGCGCAAATACGcgattttcgacaaacatttGCTATTTCGACGAATATCTGTGATACGAAACACGTCCTTCTGCGGCCCACAAATGCCACCATTTTTGCTGATGTTCAACATTTGGCAAGCACAACGAACCTAAGCATTAGCCCAATTACATCGGGATCAACTGCTGCGGCGATTTCTGGCGCAGAGGATAAACTACAACTGGAAAGTCAGTTAGTGTTAGCCACTGCTGAACCATTGTGCTTGGATCCCGATCCCAATATAGGTCGTTTCGCCATCAATGCACAGAATGCGCGACAACTGTTCAACACACACGAGCTACGGCGTCAAATGAAGAAGTACACGCAAATTTCGATAAATCGCAAACGAAAATTGGATCAGTTTACTCATCATTATGGACTGGAATTATGTGACTATTTGACGCGGCTGCGCGCCCGACCACGTACCAGCAGCAGTGCGAACGCCAATATTACAGCGACTACAGCGCCTAGCAGCAATCCTTTGGTAAGTGCAATGCTCACCTCATTCTCGTCGAAAGTGCCACGTCGACCTCGCGACGTCATACGACCTATACGCCCGCCACGTCTGGAATATCCAGCAAATCTAAAGGTGCCCGAGCAGCTAATAAGCGTGGAAAAGTATACCAAAACATACGAACGGCCACGTGAAACAACGGACTGCCAGCCACAGCTGATCGAAGAGTATGTACTAGAAACCGAACGCGAAGAAAATGCTGGACGTCGTGTTATCTATCACATAAAGCTTTCGATTTTCCAACGACCGTCTAATTCCGAGTACCTGGGTGAGCTGTATGTCGATCGCGATTACCGTGAGGGTGAACGGAACGGTGAGTCGTGCCGCTTCTCATTGGGCACACGCATACACGCGAATCGCTACATACAACaatttactgaaatttttacGGAAGAGGGCCGCAAGGCCGTTAAAATCACGCATTTGGTGCCAGGTCATTTGCCTAAGGTAACACACACGGGTATAACGCCGGAACAACGGCAGGCTTTGCTACTACAGCAACGGCAAGCCGCTTTGTTggcacagcaacagcagcaacatgtCCAACATGTTGCTACCGCAACGGCCAATGCTCAACATGCCGCTGTTACAGCGTCGTCTAGTGGTGCCCAGCAGACGCAGCAGCAACACGTTGTGCTTGTTGGGCCCAATGGACAGCAGCAGCATATATTGCCCGCTAATGTGCAGCACTTAGGGACTGTTGGTCATCAACAGCAAGTCTCGCAAACTGTTTGCGCCGTTGGTGGTGGCGtacagcagcagcatcagcaacaacaacaacatattgcCATAACACCAACTGGCGGGAATTTGACTAAAAATATCAACATTGTCGGTTTGACTGCCAGCAACGCTGTAGCTGTACAGCAAGTATTGcgccaacaacaactacaacagcagcaacaacaacaaattacaaCACAATTTATAGAGGCGAATGGCGCAACAATGCACGTACAGACCAGCAGTGGCAGCGTCAGTGGCGGCACAGGCATCGTTCATgcgcagcaacagcaacagcccACACAACACATACAACTACATTCGGTTGCTGGTGGCAATGCTCACACCACAACTCAACTGAGCCTTAGCAACGGATCGCTGGTGCTGGTGCAACAACACCCCCTTGCGCattcgcaacaacaacaacagcagcaggcgCAAACACTGCAACATACCGGCATTACCATACAGCCTGCGAatctacagcaacaacaacaacagcaaaagacTCAGGTTATTACGGCTGCTCAACTAAATGCCGTAACGAGCGCAAATTCAGCGTTGCGCACACAACTCAGTTCCAGCGTGCCAATATTA CAAGCGCAGCTTAAGGCCGCGCCTTTACTCACtgcacaacagcagcaacagctttTGCATAAAACCacacaacatcaacaacagcaacagagtACTGccagtagcaacaacaatagcaattcGACGACATTACACACCAATCCTGCGATAAATGCAATCTTCACCAACATTATGAACAGCGCAAATCAATTccaacagcaaaagcaacagcagcaacaacaacaacagctgcaaCAAAACT CCAACAACAGTAGCAGCGGTAGCAATGTGAGCGGCGGAAGTAGTAGCGTTAAAAGTAGTAGTAACGCCTCCATACGTAGCTTATTAAATAGTGCACCTGCGGCGATGACAAGTACACCTGTGGCTAGTGGCACATTCACCACTTCCACCGGTCAGCATCAGACTGTCACACTGGTGCAACATACTCCTTCAACGcctcaacagcaacaacagcagcaaacaaTCGGAAGCGGCGACAACTTTGTACAGGTGACATCACAGGCGTCTACCGTAGCAGCGGGAACAACAACAGTGCAACAACGCAAGCAGACTAACAATGAAGTGCTGCAGAATCTCTTGAATCCTAATCGAAAATTCAACATCGTCACTAGCGGTGGCAATATTGTAACTGCCAGTGCTGGCGGGACCACCTTCCGCACTGCGGCCGGTAATTTGGTTGCTGTTAATTTGAATCAAGCAACGCAGCATCAAAATCAACAGGACGGTCAACAGCCGCAGCAGCAAACGACCGGCACACAAGCGCAACAGACGCATCAAACGGTGCGTGTGTCGATGTCTGCGCTCGCCTCGCAATTGGCTTCGCCGCCAGCCATTATGACGAATCCGAATGCTGCAAACTTTGGTTATACTGTAAGCGCGTTAGGTGGTGGGGGCACTGTGAATGCGGTAAGCGCTGTAGGCGGTGCATCCGGCGGTAGTATAAAAATACTCAACAGTGGCGTACAGCAACAACGTGTGACGTTGGCAAATGCATTACGTCGCGACTCTAGCAATACAGGGGCGCCGCCAAATGCTATAGTTGTCGGCATGGCAGCACCATCGCCGGGCAGTGATTCAAATGCATCAAATGCTAGTGGCTTTGCTGTACCTCAGCCAACCAGTGCCACCAACTCTGTTGGCACCGCAACAAGTTTGACGCTGCTCGGTACGGCAACACCATCACCTTCCGGTTCAGATCATTCACAGTCGTCACAAACCCAAAATCAAGCACTGCTTGAACGCCTGCACAATAACAGCGCAGCTGTTGCGACGGCGATACCGAATATGtcgccacaacaacaacaaggccaCCCGCATACTCAATATCTAGCGAAAACGCTGGTACAATCGCCAGCTGGCGCCGCATCCATACACTCACCTATGTCTAGTCCACATCCACAGCCATCGCCCTCACCacagcatcatcatcatcaacaacagcaacagcaaacaaCTGCCTCCAATACCACCACTACGCTGAATTTGCAAGGTATAAACCTGTTGCAGGGCGCCATTGCTAACTTTCCCGGATTGCAAAATGTGCAAGTGCAGATACCGGGCTTAGCGCAACCGCTTTCGTTACAATTGCAAGCCGCTGTTCAACAGCAGCAtggccaacaacaacagcagcagacACAATCTAGTGGTGCTGTTTCGTGTGTAGTCAGTGGGGGTGGAGGGACTGCAGCGGGTAACAATGTTACTGGTGGGGCCAGTAACAGTGGCCAACAACCGCATCTGCAGCAACGTAGTTTACTGGTATCAGTTCCTGTCTCAACACAcaaccaacagcaacaacagtcgGCACAGCAACAGCATACGATAACGCTGCAAGCGACAACGGGGACACAGCAAACACAAAATCATGTACAGCATGTGGTACCGCCGACAGGTACGATTGTCAATCTCCCCACTGGGGGTAATGCGACTGCCGGTGGCACACAAACTGTGGTGCTAACAAATGCCGTGACGGGTGGCGGAGGTGGCGGTGGCGCTGGTGTCAGCAATGTAGGGAATGCCACAGGAAATGGCGGTGCTACCACAACAATGCTAACATTGCCAATTG CTCAATTTGTTGGTCCCGGTGTACAAAAACTAAATCCTCAAACAATCCGTACCTcaagtggtggtggtggtgtatCAGGTGGCAGCATTGTTCTGCAGCAACAGTCgccgcaacagcaacagcagcagcaggtgacacaacagcaacaacaacagggtCATCaatcgcaacaacaacaaactacaACGACAATAAATGTGAGTGGTGTTACAGCGGGAAGTGGTAACGGTAGTGGAATTGGTGGAAGCGGCGGTGGTGGCATAGTTAATAGTGGCCAACAGACAGCAATTCAATTGGTGGGCACCATACAGCAACGGCCGCGCAACATACAAGTCGTGGGTACGAAACAGCTAAGTGGCGCACAAAGACAATTGATTGCGACGCAACGCAATATTGGTGGTTCCACGTTAAAAATCGCCTCAACGCCAATTAATG
- the LOC129243017 gene encoding uncharacterized protein LOC129243017 — MFIDSYKVSDINEAFNRKKLRNFDASSLPPCENELLQHFLRANYICTIWNNAHLRKPTSHKPENNGWVLENDQYHFKWFEGDQLPTYVSDSLQTLSEADEDDDIHEDKSAEWSSGDEDNRDTDEDDEVD, encoded by the exons ATGTTTATAGACTCATACAAAGTTTCCGACATTAATGAGGCtttcaatcgaaaaaaattgagaaacttTGATGCTAGCAGTTTACCACCTTGTGAAAATGAGCTACTACAGCATTTTTTACGAGCTAATTATATTTGTACGATTTGGAACAATGCTCACTTAAGAAAACCTACTTCACATAAACCTGAAAATAATGGCTGGGTACTGGAAAATGATCAATACcattttaaatggtttgaaggAGATCAGCTACCTACTTATGTCAGTGATTCTCTACAAACTTTGTCAG AAGCTGATGAAGACGATGACATTCATGAGGACAAATCCGCAGAATGGAGTAGCGGTGATGAAGATAATCGAGATACCGACGAGGACGATGAagttgattaa